The Oryctolagus cuniculus chromosome 12, mOryCun1.1, whole genome shotgun sequence genomic interval GTGCCTTCTGGCTGGCCAGGCCACCAGTCCTGCCACTTTCCGGTGGCAAAAGGGAGGCCAGGACTGCTCAGTCTATGTCTATGAAGGTGAGGCCGAGACAGCGACTACACTGAGGAGCCGGAGCGGGGCCCAGGGAGCCGGCAGTttagagaggagggggcaggagctggTCAGGGAGGGAAGCCTGGGCATGAAAGCTGGAGTCCGGCTCCGGACAGGTCGGAGAGGGGGCTGAGAAGGCCGGCATTGCCTCCTAGTGTCGAAGCCTGGGACTGCAGCGGGGCACGGAGGGCAAGGCAGGGCCGGACCTCTTCTAGGCTCCGCTCCCGAACGGAGGCGTGCAGGGCTCACCCCCGGGCTGAGATCCCAGGCTCTGCGCCGGCCGGCTGCCCCTGGAGAGCCGACTACCGTcccgccggcccccagccccaggagaccGCGCCGTACCGCGCAGCGGAGGACGCCGCGATGTTCTGCGCGCGCAGACCTGGGGCGCTGAGAACCCGGAAGTGACGTTATAGGCGCGCGTCGCGGAGCCGGAGTCAGCTGAGCTGCCGGGGCGAGGTTGATCGCCAGCGATCGATTAAAGCAAGCCTGTGATCCTTCAGGGTCACGAGCAGGGTGCAAAACTGCATCAGATTCAAAGGGGAGGGCTCCCCGACCTTCTCGCCCTATAGGCGAGAGTGAGATCCTCTGGATTTTAAAGGGAGGAGGCGGCGCCAGGTTCCCAGGATCTGTCAGAAGCTGGGGAGGCGCAGCTTTCCATCCGGGGCGACGGGGATCCCTGCGGGGAGCCTTGTGGCGATCCCCGGACCCTGGACGAAAGGCCCAGAGGCCGGGCACCATGGCTACCATCCTGGATGAGTACGAGGACTCGTTGTCCCGCTCGGCCGTCTTGCAGCCCGGCTGCCCCAGCGTGGGCATTCCCCACTCGGGTAAGGAAGAGGAGGCCGCCGTTCTGCTCTCCTAGCACCTGCGGGGGACCCGCGGGGAGCGCGGCTTCAAGAGCTCCGATTCGCCTCCGGGATGTGCATTCCGGACCCAGACCCCTGAGTCTCTGCAGGCTCTCGCGGCCCCCCGCTGGTGGAGAGCCGAAGtttgaaaagtggagcagccgcagcCGCGTGCTCTAGGCCTTACCACTGGAGTCCTTTTAAAGAGGGAACTGGGCCTGAGATAAGGAAGTTCCTGCCGAGGAGGCCGCCGTTAAGCTGTTGGGTGAACTGAGAACGCGGCCCAGGCTTCTCCTGATGTCTGATTCTGTGCCTTTCTGGAGAACATTCCCCAGGCCCCttctggaggtgggagggagagaatgggCAGAGAAGCTGGTAAAGGGGGTGCTGTAAGGGACGGAGGGATTCCCCGAGGGAGCTTTGTCACAGaacagagaaaagcagaaatgcAGTCTTTTTGGCTAGAGCTGGGTGCAGCACAGAGTTTAAGGGAGATTTTGTAGAAAGAGGTGCAGAGTTGGCAGGGTGCTGGGATCTTTTGAACGACGGAGGGTGAAGACGAGAGAGAATGCAGCTGCGGTTTAACACTGCTGATTGGGATGGTTCCCCAGTGGCTCCCTGTGCCTCGTGGAAGGGATCCCCAGTGGCTCCCTATGTCTCATGGAATGGATCTCCAGTGGCTCCTTGTGCCTCCTGGAAGGGATCCCCAGTGGCTCCCTGTGTCTCGTGGAAGGGATCCCCAGTGGCTCCCTGTGCCTCGTGGAAGGGATCCCCAGTGGCTCCCTGTGCCTCGTGGAAGGGATCCCCAGTGGCTCCCTATGTCTCGTGGAATGGATCCCCAGTGGCTCCCTGTGCCTCGTGGAAGGGATCCCCAGTGGCTCCCTGTGCCTCGTGGAAGGGATCCCCAGTGGCTCCCTGTGCCTCGTGGAAGGGATCCCCCGTGGCTCCCTGTGCCTCGTTCTTCCAAAGGCCCCCATAGTCTTTTCACGTATGAGCAAGAAGGAGGGGAACGGCTGGAGCTTGACTACCTCCATTGAGTAGGGATTGCTGGGCCAAAGACTGTAGAGGGAGAATGTCCAAACCTCCCTGCCCTGTTACACTGGAAACAGGTGCATTATGCATCTCGAGGGGCCGAAGAACCAACCCTCCCATGCTGTCAGCAGTGTGGGAAGGGGGCGAGTGTTTGTCTCAGTTAAgtctcacttgggatgcctgcatcccatatggaagtgctggCCCGAGTCCTAGCTCCtttgcttcctacccagcttcctgttattgcacacgctgggtcaagtgcttgggtccctgccacccatgtgggagacctggattgagttccaggctcctggtttctgcctggcccagccttgggtgtcgctgcatttgaggagtgagccagcagatggaagatattctctcattctctctctcagtatgtctgacttataaataaaatgaaaatataaactttttaaaaagtatgggaAGAGACCTTCAAGGCAGAGGTGACCAGCAAATGTCCTGATGTCACACTCATGCTGGCGAAGGCCCTGGGGATGGGAATGTGCCACAAAAGTCGAGGGGCACCGCTAGTGTCCTTTGTTTGCTTTCTCGCCGCTCCTTGCCCTTCCTGTGTCTTCCGGAGCTGATGTGCTGTTCGCCCCTCACCCGCAGGGTATGTGAACGCGCAGCTGGAGAAGGAGGTGCCCATCTTCACGAAGCAGCGCATCGACTTCACCCCTTCCGAGCGGATCACCAGCCTCGTTGTCTCCTGCAACCAGCTGTGCATGAGTCTGGGCAAGGACACGCTGCTCCGGTGAGTGCGGGCCCAAAAGGTGGGGATTTGGGCTCCTTTTTCCACTCCGGACAACCGAAGCAGTGGATTTGGCATTGTCAGGAACTGTCCTACCCCTTCTCATAAGGGACCAGTGCAGTGTAGGAGTTAGCAgtcatggggcaggcatttggtgcagcagtgaagaTACCAcgtgggatgtccacatcccattctGGAGTACCCAGCTTGTgtgccagctactctgcttctgatctgcttcctgctagtgcacaccttaggatggcagcagatgatggctcatgtacttaaATCCCTATCTGCCACgcggagacccagactgagttcctgactcctggctttggcctagtgtatccctggttgttacagtcattttggggagtgaaccattagatagatagaaggtctctctctctgtgtctttctctgtgtatctgtgtgtgcctctttgcctttcaaataaattattaaaaacaaaacaaaacaaaaaacaccagacctggattcaaatcccagctgtgctTACCAGCTGTGGaatcttgggcaagtcactgGTCTCTCCAAACATGTTCCTTCAGCTGTTAAAGGTAGAACCAGCCTAGAAGTTAGTCGCATAAATCACTGGAACTCTCGAGTCCTGAAACACATCCACCAAAGTAGCAATGACATATATGACAACGGTGTGAGCAAAATTGTTTATCTACCTGAAATGAGCATCTAGTGCCCAGCATTGTAGAATGCcagcagtggggtaagctgctgcttgcaatgccagcttcccatatcagagtgctgatttgagttccagctgctccgcttccatccaactccctgctaatgggcctgggaaggcagcagatgatagcccaagtatttgggcccctttcatccatgtgggagacccagatggagtttctgacttctggctgtggcctggcccagccctctctgttacacttggagaatgaaccagtagataaaaaatgccccctaggggccagtgctgtggctcacttggttaatctgcctgcggcgccagcatcccatatgggcgccgggttctagtcctggttgttcctcttccagtccagctctctgctgtggcccgggagggcagtggaggatggcccaggtgcttgggcccctgcacctgtgcgggagaccaggaagaagcacctggctcctgccttcggatcggtgcagtgctggcgatttggggagtgaaccaatggaaggaagacttttctctctatctctctctctgtctataattctacctgtcaaataaataaataaaagcccccccccccgctgccaccccatctctcctcctctctgttgctctgcctttcaaataaatcttttttaaaaatgaattctagaTGGAATAGTTATTTAAATatagaaacaatgaaaatattaaaaggacATGTAATGTCTGTGGTCTCAGGCTAAAGGACGACTTTCTGACTCAAAGCCATAGCCGTGGGGGTTACACCCGCAGTGAACTAAGTGCCTCCCCTGGGCTCCACCCTCAGAGGCTCCAGCCACTTCCCAGCGTCACCACACTGAGGCCAAGCTTCAAAACATGAACCTCAGGGGACAAAGAACAGCCAAGCCATAGCCCTTGTGTGGCTGCCAGGACTGTAAATTGCCACCATCTTTTGGAAACCTAATCAGCCAATGTCTATTGTTTTTCAtagaccttttttaaaataattttttcttttattcttccttttttctactttctttttcttttttttttaagatttattttatttaatttaaaggcagcactacagagagaaagagagagacacagagagagagatcttccactggttcactccccaaatggccacaacagctagggctgggccaggcagaagccaggaaccagaagcttcttctgggtctcctacatgggtacaggggcccaagtgcttgggccatcttctactgccactgctttcccaggcgaattagcagggagctgaattcgaagtggaacagctggaacttgaactagtgctcatgtggaatgccagcatcatgggtggcagctttaccagcaacaccacaatgccagcccacaatGTCAGTTAAACTTTACAatatctgtaactttttttttaaggtttatttatttatttgaaagtcagagttacacacagagaggagaggcagagagaggtctggttcactccccagatggctgcaacagctggagctgtgccgatccgaagccaggagccaggagcttcttccaggtctcccacgtgggtgcagaggcccaaggacttgggccatcttctactgctttcccaggccacagcagagagctgaatcggaagtggagcaactgggactacaaccagcgcccatatgggatgccggtgcttcaggctagggcattaacctagtgcgccacagcgccagccaatatCTGTAACTTTGATGCAGCCCCCCCTATCTGGGGAATATCTACCATTGGAAGAGAAGTTCCCGTTTGCAGTATAGATACAAGGATAGTAATTACAGCATTATTTGTGGTGGGAAAAACTGGACCCAAGCTGAATGCCCATCAGTAGGGTTATGGTAATTAAATGGGGCAGGCTTTTAGCCTATCAGTTAAGACATCCACAGtgtacatcagagtacctgggtacttggatatgggatgcaggtttctcaAGTGATGTCTTATCCactacaacgccggcccctgcatTCAGAATTTTAGGTGTGTCTGTAGATTTCAGGGAGGAAAGGCTGTGGCTGTATCAGGTTGTTGAAGATAGAGATCCACAGAAGGCTCTGCCCTTCTCCCGAGTGATAGCATGGCTCTCCTCCCTACAGCATTGACTTGGGCAAGGCAAATGAGCCCAACCACGTGGAGCTGGGGCGCAAGGATGATGCCAGAGTTCACAAGATGTTCCTGGACCACACTGGTAAGTGTCATGGGCTCTGAGGAGGGCCAGTGGGTGCCTGAGTGCCTTGGTGGGTGCGGCCTGGGGGTGGCGGGGCTAGGAGGCGGCCGAGGGCAGGAGGGTGAGCATCCTCCATGACGCCAGGGTTTCCTCCCTCCAGGCTCTCACCTATTGATTGCTCTGAGCAGCACGGAGGTCCTGTACGTGAATCGTAATGGGCAGAAGGTCCGGCCGCTAGCACGCTGGAAGGGGCAGCTGGTGGAGAGTGTGGGTTGGAACAAGGCCCTGGGCACCGAGAGCAGCACGGGCCCAATTCTGGTGGGTACCGCCCAAGGCCAGATCTTCGAGGCAGAGCTCTCGGCCAGCGAGGGTGGGCTGTTCGGCCCTGCCCCGGATCTCTACTTCCGGCCCTTGTACACGCTAAATGAAGAAGGAGGTCCAGCGCCTGTGTGCTCCCTCGAGGCCGAGCGTGGCCCTGATGGCCGCGGCTTTGTCATTGCCACCACTCGCCAGCGCCTCTTCCAGTTCATCGGCCGGCCAGTGGAGGGGGCTGAAACCCAGGGCTTCTCGGGGCTCTTCGCTGCCTACACGGACCACCCTCCTCCGTTCCGGGAGTTTCCCAGCAACCTGGGCTACAGCGAGTTGGCCTTCTACACCCCCAAGCTGCGCTCCGCACCCCGGGCCTTCGCTTGGATGATGGGCGACGGTGTGCTCTACGGTGCGCTGGACTGCGGGCGCCCTGACTCCCTGCTGAGCGAGGAGCGGGTCTGGGAGTACCCAGAGGGAGTCGGTCCTGGCGCCAGCCCGCCCCTCGCCATCGTCCTGACCCAGTtccacttcctgctgctgctggcggACCGCGTGGAGGCGGTGTGCACGCTCACGGGGCAGGTGGTGCTGCGGGACCACTTCCTGGAGAAGTTCGGGCCACTGAGGCACATGGTGAAAGACTCCGCCACGGGTCAGCTGTGGGCCTACACGGAGCGTGCCGTCTTCCGCTACCACGTGCAGCGGGAGGCGCGGGATGTCTGGCGCACCTACCTGGACATGAACCGCTTCGACCTGGCCAAAGAGTACTGCCGCGAGCGGCCCGACTGCCTGGACACCGTGCTGGCCCGCGAGGCCGAGTTCTGTTTCCGCCAGCGGCGCTACCTGGAGAGCGCGCGCTGCTACGCGCTGACGCAGAGCTACTTTGAGGAGATTGCGCTCAAGTTCTTGGAGGCCCGACAGGAGGAGGCTCTGGCTGAGTTCCTGCAGCGGAAGCTGGCCAGTTTGAAGCCCTCGGAGCGCACCCAGGCCACGCTGCTGACCACCTGGCTGACGGAGCTCTACCTGAGCCGGCTCGGGGCCCTGCAGGGCGACCCAGACGCCCTGGGCCTCTACCGGGAAACCCGGGAGCGCTTCCGGGCCTTCCTCAGCAGCCCCCGCCACAAGGAGTGGCTGTTCGCCAGCCGGGCCTCCATTCACGAGCTGCTCGCCAGCCACGGGGACACGGAGCACATGGTGCACTTCGCGGTGATCATGCAGGACTACGAGCGCGTCGTGGCCTACCACTGCCAGCACGAGGCCTACGAGGAGGCCCTGGCCGTGCTGGCCCGCCACCGCGACCCGCAGCTCTTCTACAAGTTCTCGCCTGTTCTCATCCGGCACATCCCCCGCCAGCTGGTAGATGCCTGGATTGAGATGGGCAGCCGGCTGGATGCCCGGCAGCTCATCCCTGCCCTGGTGAACTATAGCCAGGGTGGCGAGACCCAGCAGGTGAGCCAGGCCATCCGCTACATGGAGTTCTGTGTGAACGTGCTGGGGGAGACTGAGCAGGCCATTCACAACTACCTGCTGTCCCTGTACGCCCGCGGCCAGCCAGCCTCACTGCTGGCCTACCTAGAGCAAGCTGGGGCCAGCCCGCACAGAGTGCATTACGACCTCAAGTACGCACTGCGCCTGTGTGCCGAGCACGGGCACCACCGTGCTTGCGTCCACGTCTACAAGGTCCTGGAGCTGTATGAGGAGGCTGTGGACCTGGCCCTGCAGGTGAgtcagccgggactccagccaggaGAGGCTGGGAGCGCTGCAGCTTCAGGTGCTGGAGGGTCGGGGTGCTGTGGCCAGAGGGTGTTgggaagcagagcccagactcagacccagaaaccctcccataggggatgcaggcgtcccaagcagccacttaacctctgtgccagtGCCTGCCTCTCCAGGAGCTTTCCTGTGCTTTTCACGCATATTACAACCCATTGAGGAAGCTGCTGCTTAccacgctggcatcctgtatccaAGCgctgcttggagtcccagctgttggcgcttcctatccagctctttgcttatgctcctgggagggcagcagaggatggcccaagggcttggttcctgccactcaccgggcagacccagatggcattctcggctcctgcctttggcttggcccacccccagctgttgaagccatttgggggagtcaaccagcagattgaaggtctctctctctctttctctctctccctctccctctctccccctcccttcctcctttccctcctccctcccctcttccgtttcctctctctccctccttctcctccttttcctccctcccccccatcactcaaataaaagaaagaaaaaaaaacaaatggaaggGGAAGACTGACTGCAGAGGGGGAGAGTTGCTGACTTACATTATCTGCCCTAGGAGCCCGTGAAGTGCTGTGTAACAACCAATTCCTGGACCTGAGCCCAGGACCCAGTCAGACTGAGGCAGGGCTTGGAAGTCTGTATGTGGAGTGTTTCCCAGGTGATCTTTACATTGGCCACAACTGGAGCCCCACTGCCAACAGTGGCTCATCGCCAGTACAGGTCATTATCCCAGCATCCTTGCTGTGAGGCGTGCCAGGACTCCTGCATCAAGGACCTGGCCTGGGGCCCGGCTTCTCCTCAGGCATCTCTCTCCCATTGTCCCTGTCCCCGGTGGGAAGGGAGCTGACCCTAACACTATGGTCTCCCTACAGGTGGATGTGGACCTGGCCAAGCAGTGTGCAGACTTGCCTGAGGAGGATGAGGAACTGCGCAAGAAGCTGTGGCTGAAGATCGCGCGGCATGtggtgcaggaggaggaggacgtcCAGACGGCCATGGCGTGCCTGGCCAGCTGCCCCTTGCTCAAGATCGAGGACGTGCTGCCCTTCTTCCCGGATTTTGTCACCATTGACCACTTCAAGGAAGCGATCTGCAGCTCACTGAAGGCCTACAACCACCACATCCAGGAGCTGCAGCGGGAGATGGAAGAGGCCACGGCCAGCGCCCAGCGCATCCGGCGAGACCTGCAGGAGCTGCGGGGCCGCTACGGCACCGTAGAGCCCCAGGATAAATGCGCCACCTGTGACTTCCCCCTCCTAAACCGCCCTTTCTACCTGTTCCTCTGTGGCCACATGTTCCATGCTGACTGCCTGCTGCAGGCTGTGCGTCCGGGCCTGCCTGCCTACAAGCAGGCCCGGCTGGAGGAGCTGCAGCGAAAGCTAGGGGCTGCAGTGCCCCCAGCCAAGGGCTCCGCCCGGGCCAAGGAGGCCGAGGCAGGAGCTGCCGCTGTGGGGCCCAGCCGGGAGCAGCTCAAGGCCGACCTCGATGAACTGGTGGCGGCCGAGTGTGTGTACTGTGGGGAGCTGATGATCCGCTCCATTGACCGGCCCTTCATCGACCCCCAGCGCTACGAGGAGGAGCACCTCAGCTGGCTGTAGTGAGTGGGGCGGGCAGTAGGGAGCAGATTCTTGAGAAGGCCACAccctgctctgtgctctgtgctcatgtacttgggctctGCCCATGCCAGGGGCAGCGAGGCGTGAGGGCTGAGTGCCTCCTGCCAGCTTCCCTCTACCCGCCTTAGAGCTGGCATCCCTAGGCAGCCAGCCTGCCTCCCAGTACAGGGCCTCAGTGTGAAAAAGGCAGAAATCGGACCCCACCCTGTCCCTCTGCTGTCTGACGGCCCCATTGTCCCTGTCGTTGCCGACATACATCCTACCCACCTTCTAGGGTGAgtaccctccctcctccccccacctccagccccactTCCTCCCTAGTGTTCTCGGCTTGCAGAGGACACCTCTCTCCTCCCAACCCCTAGCCATCCCAGAGGAAAAGGCAgcccccaggtcccaggccctAGGGGGACAGGTGCTGCCAAGGGTGCCTGTGTTCTGTGCACAGTGTGGGGCTCCATGGTAGGGCTGCCCAAGGCCATGGGCCTCGTggagggcagcaggaggtggTGATCAAGTGGATGGCATTAAACTGCTCTGCGCTGGTGGCTCTGCCCTTGGCTTTGTTTCGACGCTGGGCAGGGTGGGATGAGTGGTTTCCAGGAAGGGCGGGGAGCCTTCAAGCCTTGCCACACAGTCCTTCACCTGCAGAGGAGACTGGTGATCTTGTCGGATTCTGCGCCCCACTCCCCTTCCGGCACAGACTCTGTCCTCAGTTGGAATTTACAGCTCACCATCCTCAACCCCGGAGCCAAGGCTATGCTTCACTCCAGCCAGCAGGTGGTGCTGTGCCCCACAGAATGCTTCGCATTGGggcaactggggccagtgctgtcccAAGTCACAGCGCCAGTGCTTCCTCAGCCTCTTCCCTCCCTGGTTGTCTAGTGAGTTTTCCCAGTCTGCACCTCCTAACCATGGTTCTGAACCCCTGCTACCCAACCTGCTGGAGGCATTGCCAGATTtttctgccctcccctccccccccccccccccccccaggcagctTGGACCCTGTCTCACCAGCTTCTGCTTGGCTCTGATGTTGCCTTCCACTGCCCAGCATTTAACCACAGTGCTCAGGCCCAGCATGCAAGGGGGACTGCCACTGCCCATGGCATTGGCACGTGTTTTCTCCCCATCTAGTCTCTGACCTGCCCCTTCCCCAGTTGTGGCCAGGGGCTGACTCTTAGGAAGTCCTGGCATGGGGCCTGCCTGTGACATCTGCTGAGCCCTCTGTGCCCTGCAGACGGGTGTTCAGAATGCACGGCGGGTCTATGGGTGGGGTTTATCAGCCGACCAGGCCACAGCCATGCTCAGCTGGCTGGTCCCTGCAGCTTTCCCGCTGCTCCTGCcactcctgcagtgctgggggaaTCCTGCCCTGCTAGACTCCCTGAAGGCTAGAACAACTGAGAGGGCCGGAAGCTGCCCGTCTTTGACGACCCTTAGGCCGGCTTCCCATCATCCCCCAGTGGAAGCAAGTGGGGGGTAGGGCTCCCACTGGGTGGGTAAAGGGCATCCTGATCCTCTGTCTGCTGTTCCCTTCCTCTGCCCATGTGGCCTAAGGCACCCCTCATACCTAACACAGCAGAGGAGGGCTCAGGGGCCTGTGTGCCCAGCTGGCAGTCAGTATGGAGTTGGAACTTGGTCTGTACTGGAGGGAGCCTTTGCTTACTTAGAGAAAACAGCTTGTTGGGGTGTTGTATTTTCACATAATATGTACGTAATACATGTTAGTTAAACAAACACTGCCCTATGGCTCCCTGCTCCCAGAGGGCTTGGCTAAGCAGGCTGGGATGCCCCTGCCCCTTCTGTGTTCTAAGCCGACCCATCTGGACCCAGGCTGCTTCCTCTTTCCTGGGAAAAGGCCCCAGGCTTCCTTGGCACTGGCGGAGTGCGGTTCCGGTGAGTCAGGGCAAACGGGAAGCTGCGGCTCTTAGATCCCTGGAAACCAAGCAAGgcctggaatggagagcagagagaaggccCTCAGGGCtttggccctgggcctgggggagggccaggacggggtggagtggggagcagctggtggcaggggccaagatGAATGAGCTGCTCCTGGAGCCGTCACTGGAAATAGGAGGAGGGGCCACAGGCAGTGACGCtgggaccagggcaggaggccTGTAAACAAGGAAGCCACCTGGGGGAGACGCTGGGCGGTCACTGGTCctgggagcaggtgcttcctgAGGCCCGCCCTTGAGAGGGCCCTGGGGGGCCGCCCGGCCCAGTCAGAGGCGGGCACTAGGGGGCGCTGTCTGCTGGCTTCCCTACTGCAGCTCCTGGGGGCGTGGCCAGTGGAGGGTGTGGCCGCCAGGAGTCCCTTACCCCGGAGGCCGCCCTCCTCTCTGTTCCCAAGGCAGACTGGCCAGGCGCACCAGCGGGGTTCAGCCTGGTCAGCCTGAGTGTGAGCTGTCCCCAAGGACCATGCTTTCTCGCagttcctgccccctccccagggctggggtcgCAGGCCATCACCAGGCCCCATTGGTTGGGAAGGGGCTCCGAGGCCACCAGGCTCCAGGCTGCCCTTGGCGCTGCCCCCCCTGGCGCCAGGGAAACAAAAGGTTAGGGGCCCACAGGGAGTTATCTGACCCCACCACCAgcatgtgggggagggggccgacAGGGGGCACACCTCTCTCCTCCTCGCCCCAGCTCTCCTGATTCTTCGAGACACTTTCACAGGCGGAAATTCCCAGAGGTCAGAGGAGGGAAACGGTTAATTCCTTTTATTCAATGGGTCCCCCATACACGCCTCCCCCCAACTTCCTCCCTCCACTTCCCGCCCCCCTCTGTgtgaacaggaagtggagaggAAAAGGCtctgagcagagcagctgggagcaggaggcagggagtggGCTGCAGGCTCgctgccagccctggccctctgCTTGCTTGCCGGAGGGCCAGAGCCACTGGGGCCTGGGAGAGAACCTGCAGCCCGCTGCA includes:
- the VPS18 gene encoding vacuolar protein sorting-associated protein 18 homolog, coding for MATILDEYEDSLSRSAVLQPGCPSVGIPHSGYVNAQLEKEVPIFTKQRIDFTPSERITSLVVSCNQLCMSLGKDTLLRIDLGKANEPNHVELGRKDDARVHKMFLDHTGSHLLIALSSTEVLYVNRNGQKVRPLARWKGQLVESVGWNKALGTESSTGPILVGTAQGQIFEAELSASEGGLFGPAPDLYFRPLYTLNEEGGPAPVCSLEAERGPDGRGFVIATTRQRLFQFIGRPVEGAETQGFSGLFAAYTDHPPPFREFPSNLGYSELAFYTPKLRSAPRAFAWMMGDGVLYGALDCGRPDSLLSEERVWEYPEGVGPGASPPLAIVLTQFHFLLLLADRVEAVCTLTGQVVLRDHFLEKFGPLRHMVKDSATGQLWAYTERAVFRYHVQREARDVWRTYLDMNRFDLAKEYCRERPDCLDTVLAREAEFCFRQRRYLESARCYALTQSYFEEIALKFLEARQEEALAEFLQRKLASLKPSERTQATLLTTWLTELYLSRLGALQGDPDALGLYRETRERFRAFLSSPRHKEWLFASRASIHELLASHGDTEHMVHFAVIMQDYERVVAYHCQHEAYEEALAVLARHRDPQLFYKFSPVLIRHIPRQLVDAWIEMGSRLDARQLIPALVNYSQGGETQQVSQAIRYMEFCVNVLGETEQAIHNYLLSLYARGQPASLLAYLEQAGASPHRVHYDLKYALRLCAEHGHHRACVHVYKVLELYEEAVDLALQVDVDLAKQCADLPEEDEELRKKLWLKIARHVVQEEEDVQTAMACLASCPLLKIEDVLPFFPDFVTIDHFKEAICSSLKAYNHHIQELQREMEEATASAQRIRRDLQELRGRYGTVEPQDKCATCDFPLLNRPFYLFLCGHMFHADCLLQAVRPGLPAYKQARLEELQRKLGAAVPPAKGSARAKEAEAGAAAVGPSREQLKADLDELVAAECVYCGELMIRSIDRPFIDPQRYEEEHLSWL